One genomic region from Acidobacteriota bacterium encodes:
- the pruA gene encoding L-glutamate gamma-semialdehyde dehydrogenase, giving the protein MATVQAPSIRTALRTALPEGAFHNEPLTDFTRDENRRAMKEALARVRAELGREYDLVIGGELVKTSGKIKSMSPADPSVVVGIHQRAEREHAEQAMQAALAAFERWKHASLEERTGLLLRTAAILRERKHEFSAWMVYEVGKNWAEADADTAECIDFAEFYAREAVRLSRVETPVQLPGEHDQLRYIALGVGAVIPPWNFPLAIMAGMTMASIVSGNTVIVKPSSDSPTIAARFFEALQEAGMPDGVVNFCPGGGSTFGNAVVEHPKTRFIAFTGSKEVGLDIHARAAQTHPGQSWIKRTILEMGGKDSIIVEADANLDAAVEGVAVAAFGFQGQKCSACSRAIVDEKVYDVFVQRLKDRVEKFKVGEPTENYAMGPVVNEGAMKSILEYMELGRKEGRLLTGGGRDTEAGAGYYLKPTVFVDVAPTARLAQEEIFGPVLSVIRSRGFEDALAIANNTEFGLTGAIYTSSQEKIERAKRDFHVGNLYINRKCTGAMVGAHPFGGFNMSGTDSKAGGPDYLYLFTQAKSIGEKIV; this is encoded by the coding sequence ATGGCCACCGTTCAAGCTCCCAGCATCCGCACCGCACTTCGTACCGCACTTCCGGAAGGCGCATTCCACAACGAGCCGCTCACCGATTTCACGCGCGACGAGAACCGGCGCGCGATGAAAGAAGCGCTGGCGCGGGTGCGCGCCGAGCTGGGGCGCGAGTATGACCTGGTCATCGGCGGCGAGCTGGTGAAGACCTCAGGGAAGATCAAGTCGATGTCGCCGGCGGATCCAAGCGTGGTGGTGGGCATCCATCAGCGCGCCGAGCGCGAGCATGCCGAGCAGGCCATGCAAGCCGCGCTGGCCGCGTTCGAGAGGTGGAAGCATGCATCGCTCGAAGAGCGCACCGGGTTGCTGTTGCGCACCGCGGCGATCCTGCGCGAGCGCAAGCACGAGTTCAGCGCCTGGATGGTCTACGAAGTCGGCAAGAACTGGGCCGAGGCTGACGCCGATACCGCTGAGTGCATCGATTTTGCCGAGTTCTACGCGCGCGAAGCCGTGCGGCTCTCGCGCGTCGAGACTCCGGTGCAGTTGCCGGGCGAGCACGACCAGCTGCGCTACATCGCACTGGGAGTGGGCGCGGTCATCCCCCCGTGGAATTTCCCGCTGGCCATCATGGCGGGCATGACGATGGCGTCCATCGTCAGCGGTAACACCGTGATCGTGAAGCCCTCCTCGGATTCGCCGACCATCGCGGCAAGATTCTTCGAGGCCTTGCAGGAAGCCGGCATGCCCGATGGCGTAGTGAACTTCTGTCCCGGCGGCGGCAGCACCTTCGGCAACGCCGTTGTGGAGCATCCCAAGACGCGCTTCATCGCTTTCACCGGCTCGAAAGAGGTGGGACTCGATATCCACGCACGCGCGGCGCAGACCCACCCGGGACAGAGCTGGATCAAACGCACCATCCTCGAGATGGGCGGCAAGGATTCCATCATCGTCGAAGCCGACGCCAACCTCGACGCCGCCGTGGAAGGTGTGGCCGTCGCCGCCTTCGGCTTCCAGGGACAGAAGTGCTCAGCCTGCTCGCGCGCCATCGTGGACGAGAAGGTCTACGACGTGTTCGTGCAGCGCCTCAAAGACCGCGTGGAAAAGTTCAAAGTCGGTGAGCCCACCGAGAACTACGCCATGGGCCCGGTGGTGAATGAAGGCGCGATGAAGTCCATCTTGGAATACATGGAGCTCGGACGCAAGGAAGGCCGGCTGCTCACCGGCGGCGGCCGCGACACTGAGGCGGGCGCGGGCTACTACCTCAAGCCCACCGTGTTCGTGGACGTGGCTCCCACCGCGCGGCTGGCGCAGGAAGAGATCTTCGGACCCGTGCTGTCAGTGATCAGGTCGCGCGGTTTCGAAGACGCGCTGGCTATCGCCAACAACACTGAGTTCGGGCTGACTGGCGCCATCTACACCAGCTCGCAAGAGAAGATCGAGCGCGCCAAGCGCGACTTCCACGTCGGCAACCTGTACATCAACCGCAAGTGCACCGGCGCGATGGTCGGCGCGCATCCCTTTGGCGGCTTCAATATGTCGGGAACTGACTCCAAAGCCGGCGGTCCGGATTATCTCTACCTGTTCACGCAGGCAAAATCGATCGGAGAGAAGATCGTCTAG
- a CDS encoding glycosyltransferase has translation MAKQVFFDPQKTRWRRMRPIFDALAVGITLVFIVFVFTILRGEDLPALLLPQQKAGYRPYKEKPKHRGAAHKGTHRKTATAPSQVVLNQEEGIRAAFYVTWDAGSLVSLREYANQIDLLYPEWLHVLTSDGRLQALGPDAKLFDVVSADAGNQDQAHFVDDKVMKLLADEKADTEVFPLVNNFDPVAKRWIADLDGFLNSAQARATFRRQVLAFLATDKYRGLSLDFESFPPTAQPGFRALVQELAQDLHARGLKLYVNLPTGDNDFDYAFIAQQVDGIVLMDYDQHSSENEAGPVAAQEWFLANLEAALKVIPKEKIICGIGNYGYDWPTPPKGKTKAAAIDVKTYSVQEAWLTAKESEAEVELDGDTLNSRYAYLDERNVKHDVWFLDAVTALDQMRGAGRLGISTFALWRLGAEDRSLWSVWDKPGEADAPQKLKLVPPGHDVDLEGHGDILRIEQRPGKGARDITVTDGLITAQRLTATPSPYVIQQYGARQQQIVLSFDDGPDPRWTPQILDVLKREQAPAVFFLIGGAAQDEPSLMKRIYAEGHEIGNHTYTHPDISNISKRFMAIELNLTERLFAAKLGVKPLFFRPPYSIDQEPDVDEQVRPLEIVQDMGYLTVGSKIDPNDWKANPHRTAEEITASVVEGLTHKANLQACTAADPCGNIVLLHDGGGDRRETVRALPMIIHELRARGYQLVSVAELLGRTRAEVMPPISANERWSAQVDRFAFWLYGVGWDFIVLVFFVGDVLMTARLLFIGVFAIYDRVRGSTLQPGADVFRPEVAVLIPAYNEATVIERTVRAVLRSKYPHLRAIVIDDGSTDATAAVVRGAFAAEIAGGKVLLLTKANAGKAEALNLGLEHVQEEFFVGIDADTVVAAEAITRLVEHFVGPKVAAAAGNTKVGNRVNIWTRWQALEYITSQNFERRALNVFGAVSVVPGALGAWRTAAVREAGGYHTDTVAEDADLTMSLLERGYKVVYDDRALAFTEAPDSASGLMRQRFRWSFGILQAVWKHRGVFARRGTLGWIALPNIVVFQIMLPLVSPFIDVLYVVGALTYLWNKIQHPETANPATIERLTLYFVLFLVVDFIASAIAFSLERRETTTKKDFWLLSQVWLQRFAYRQLFSVVLFKTLKRALDGRPFNWDKLERTAGVSELHAQHQ, from the coding sequence ATGGCCAAGCAAGTCTTCTTCGATCCACAAAAAACGCGCTGGCGCCGCATGCGTCCGATATTCGACGCGTTGGCGGTGGGGATCACCCTGGTGTTCATCGTTTTTGTGTTCACCATCCTGCGCGGAGAAGATCTGCCGGCCCTGCTGCTCCCGCAGCAGAAAGCGGGATACCGGCCGTACAAGGAAAAGCCAAAGCACCGCGGCGCCGCCCACAAGGGCACGCATCGCAAGACGGCGACCGCGCCCTCGCAGGTCGTGCTCAACCAGGAGGAAGGCATCCGCGCGGCTTTCTACGTCACCTGGGACGCCGGCAGCCTGGTGTCGTTACGCGAGTACGCCAACCAGATCGACCTGCTCTATCCCGAGTGGCTGCACGTGCTCACGTCCGACGGCCGCCTCCAGGCGCTCGGCCCAGACGCCAAGCTCTTCGACGTAGTGAGCGCTGACGCAGGGAACCAGGACCAGGCACATTTCGTGGACGACAAGGTGATGAAGTTGCTCGCCGACGAGAAGGCGGACACCGAAGTCTTCCCGCTGGTCAACAATTTCGATCCGGTAGCCAAGCGCTGGATCGCCGACCTCGACGGCTTCCTCAACAGCGCGCAAGCGCGCGCCACCTTCCGCCGCCAGGTGCTGGCCTTCCTGGCGACCGACAAGTACCGCGGTCTCTCACTCGACTTCGAGAGTTTTCCGCCGACAGCGCAGCCCGGCTTTCGCGCGCTGGTCCAGGAGCTGGCACAGGACCTGCACGCGCGCGGCCTCAAGCTCTACGTGAATCTGCCCACCGGTGACAACGATTTCGATTACGCCTTCATCGCGCAGCAGGTCGATGGCATCGTGCTGATGGATTACGACCAGCACTCTTCCGAGAACGAGGCTGGCCCGGTCGCGGCGCAGGAGTGGTTCCTCGCCAATCTCGAGGCCGCGCTCAAAGTGATCCCGAAAGAAAAGATCATCTGCGGCATCGGCAACTACGGCTACGACTGGCCCACGCCGCCGAAGGGAAAGACGAAGGCGGCCGCCATCGACGTGAAGACCTATTCGGTGCAGGAAGCATGGCTGACCGCTAAGGAGTCCGAAGCCGAGGTCGAGCTCGATGGGGACACGCTCAACTCGCGCTATGCCTACCTCGACGAGCGGAACGTGAAACACGATGTGTGGTTCCTCGACGCCGTCACCGCACTCGACCAGATGCGAGGTGCGGGCCGCCTGGGCATCTCGACCTTCGCGCTCTGGCGCCTGGGCGCGGAAGACCGCTCACTGTGGAGTGTGTGGGACAAGCCCGGCGAGGCGGACGCGCCACAGAAGCTGAAGCTGGTTCCACCCGGGCACGACGTCGACCTCGAAGGCCACGGCGACATCCTGCGCATCGAACAACGTCCGGGGAAGGGCGCGCGCGATATCACTGTCACCGACGGCTTGATCACCGCGCAGCGCCTCACCGCGACACCCTCGCCTTACGTCATCCAGCAATATGGCGCGCGGCAGCAGCAGATCGTGCTCAGTTTCGATGACGGTCCCGACCCGCGGTGGACACCGCAGATCCTCGATGTGCTCAAGCGCGAGCAGGCCCCGGCGGTATTTTTCCTGATCGGCGGCGCCGCGCAGGACGAGCCGAGCCTGATGAAGCGCATCTACGCCGAAGGCCACGAGATCGGCAATCACACCTACACTCATCCCGACATCTCGAACATCTCGAAACGCTTCATGGCGATCGAGCTGAACCTCACCGAGCGGCTGTTCGCCGCCAAGCTCGGCGTGAAGCCGCTGTTCTTCCGTCCGCCATACTCTATCGACCAGGAGCCGGACGTGGACGAACAAGTGCGTCCGCTCGAGATAGTGCAGGACATGGGATATCTCACCGTCGGGTCGAAGATCGATCCCAACGACTGGAAGGCGAACCCGCATCGCACCGCCGAGGAGATCACCGCCAGCGTGGTCGAGGGCTTGACGCACAAAGCGAACCTGCAAGCGTGCACCGCCGCCGACCCGTGTGGGAACATCGTGCTGCTGCACGATGGTGGTGGCGATCGCCGCGAGACGGTGCGCGCCCTGCCGATGATCATCCACGAGCTGCGCGCTCGCGGCTACCAGCTCGTCTCCGTTGCGGAGCTGCTGGGCAGAACGCGCGCCGAAGTCATGCCGCCCATCTCCGCGAACGAGCGCTGGTCCGCGCAGGTGGATCGCTTTGCCTTCTGGCTTTACGGTGTGGGATGGGATTTCATCGTGCTCGTCTTCTTCGTGGGGGACGTGCTGATGACGGCGCGATTGCTGTTCATCGGCGTGTTCGCCATCTACGATCGCGTGCGCGGTTCCACGCTTCAGCCCGGCGCCGACGTCTTCCGGCCGGAGGTCGCCGTGCTCATCCCGGCATATAACGAAGCCACCGTCATCGAGCGCACCGTGCGCGCGGTGTTGCGCTCGAAGTATCCTCACCTGCGCGCAATCGTGATCGACGATGGTTCTACCGACGCGACCGCTGCGGTCGTGCGTGGGGCTTTCGCCGCGGAGATCGCCGGCGGCAAGGTCTTGCTGCTCACCAAGGCGAACGCCGGCAAGGCCGAAGCGCTGAATCTGGGCCTGGAGCACGTGCAGGAGGAGTTCTTTGTCGGCATCGACGCCGACACCGTGGTTGCGGCAGAAGCGATCACGCGCTTGGTCGAGCACTTTGTCGGTCCCAAGGTCGCCGCCGCCGCGGGCAACACCAAGGTCGGCAACCGCGTGAATATCTGGACGCGCTGGCAGGCGCTCGAGTACATCACCAGCCAGAACTTCGAGCGGCGCGCGCTCAACGTGTTCGGCGCGGTGAGTGTGGTGCCGGGCGCGCTCGGCGCGTGGCGCACCGCCGCGGTGCGCGAGGCGGGCGGATACCACACCGACACCGTGGCCGAGGATGCCGACCTCACCATGTCATTGCTGGAGCGCGGCTACAAGGTCGTCTATGACGACCGCGCGCTCGCCTTCACCGAGGCGCCCGACTCCGCCAGCGGGCTGATGCGCCAGCGCTTCCGCTGGTCATTCGGCATCTTGCAAGCGGTGTGGAAGCACCGCGGCGTGTTTGCGCGGCGCGGCACGCTGGGATGGATCGCGCTGCCGAACATCGTGGTCTTCCAGATCATGTTGCCGCTGGTCTCCCCGTTCATCGATGTGCTCTACGTGGTGGGCGCGCTTACCTATCTGTGGAACAAGATCCAGCATCCGGAGACGGCGAATCCCGCGACCATCGAGCGGCTCACGCTCTACTTCGTGCTCTTCCTGGTGGTGGACTTCATCGCGTCAGCCATCGCTTTTTCGCTGGAGCGGCGCGAGACCACGACGAAGAAGGATTTCTGGCTGCTCTCCCAGGTGTGGCTGCAACGCTTTGCCTACCGGCAGCTCTTCTCCGTGGTCTTATTCAAGACACTGAAGCGCGCTCTCGATGGACGTCCCTTCAACTGGGACAAACTCGAGCGCACGGCCGGGGTCAGCGAGCTGCACGCACAGCATCAGTAG
- a CDS encoding glycosyltransferase family 39 protein — translation MSLPVDGQTRYTRDVRELLRRHRIFFLLFAAAALGLRLLFFWKLRLIEGDSFIYGELAKNLLQHHTLGFSDGSRVTPSLIRLPGYPAFIALVWLFAGIEHYHAVLLTQIAVDLGTCFLIAALARDLVGERAARWAFALAALCPFFANAATTPLAETLAIFFTTLTFYCAARACAGQDDLRWWAGCGAAVAASIFLRPDGGVLLAALGAYFAVRLGRSRAVRGGMKRVFLAGVLVAAVALGPLVPWTVRNWRVFHVFQPVAPRYANDPSEFVTYGYFLWTKTWLIDYVSVEEFSWTVPGEEVDPDKLPTRACDSEEQCRRTRELFDDYNADDHQMSPELDARFAALARERISGHWFRQYAELPALRAADMWFRPRTELLPLDNHWWDYENDPHDSLIGIALGVLNLLYVGGAVMGAATRRVRLAGLMLTWVLFRTVLLGTLEGAESRYTLECFPVVIVFAAAWLGSARRTRQTDEPQPA, via the coding sequence ATGTCGCTGCCGGTTGACGGTCAAACGCGCTACACTCGCGACGTGCGGGAACTATTGCGCCGTCATCGCATCTTCTTTCTGCTGTTCGCCGCTGCCGCCCTGGGGCTGCGGCTGCTGTTTTTCTGGAAGCTGCGGCTCATCGAGGGCGACTCGTTCATCTACGGCGAGCTTGCCAAGAACCTGCTGCAACACCACACGCTCGGATTCAGCGATGGCAGCCGCGTGACCCCGTCGCTGATCCGCCTGCCGGGATATCCCGCCTTCATCGCGCTCGTCTGGCTGTTCGCCGGCATCGAGCACTACCACGCTGTGCTGCTCACCCAGATCGCCGTGGACCTGGGAACCTGCTTCCTGATCGCGGCGCTGGCGCGCGACCTCGTGGGCGAGCGTGCCGCGCGCTGGGCGTTCGCGCTGGCGGCGCTGTGTCCGTTCTTCGCCAACGCTGCGACCACGCCGCTCGCGGAGACGCTCGCTATCTTCTTTACCACTCTCACCTTCTACTGCGCTGCCCGGGCATGCGCCGGCCAGGATGATCTGCGCTGGTGGGCGGGCTGCGGCGCCGCAGTGGCGGCAAGCATCTTCCTCCGGCCGGATGGAGGCGTGCTGCTCGCCGCCTTGGGCGCGTATTTTGCTGTCCGGCTAGGGCGCTCGCGTGCGGTTCGCGGAGGAATGAAACGCGTGTTCCTGGCCGGCGTGCTGGTGGCCGCCGTAGCGCTCGGACCGCTGGTGCCGTGGACAGTCCGCAACTGGCGCGTCTTCCATGTCTTCCAGCCGGTGGCGCCGCGCTACGCCAACGATCCCAGCGAGTTCGTGACCTACGGATATTTCCTCTGGACCAAGACCTGGCTCATCGATTACGTCTCGGTCGAGGAGTTCTCGTGGACGGTTCCGGGCGAGGAAGTCGACCCGGACAAGCTGCCCACGCGCGCCTGCGATTCCGAGGAACAATGCCGGCGGACGCGGGAACTCTTCGACGACTACAATGCCGACGACCATCAGATGTCCCCGGAGCTGGACGCGCGCTTTGCCGCGCTCGCGCGCGAGCGCATCTCCGGACATTGGTTCCGCCAGTACGCGGAACTGCCCGCGCTACGCGCCGCTGACATGTGGTTCCGGCCGCGCACCGAGCTGCTGCCACTCGACAATCATTGGTGGGACTATGAGAACGACCCCCACGATTCCCTCATCGGCATCGCGCTGGGCGTGCTGAACCTGCTGTATGTGGGAGGTGCCGTGATGGGCGCCGCCACACGGCGCGTGCGGCTTGCGGGGCTGATGCTTACCTGGGTGCTGTTTCGCACCGTGCTGCTGGGAACGCTGGAGGGCGCGGAATCGCGCTACACGCTGGAGTGCTTTCCCGTGGTCATCGTGTTTGCCGCAGCGTGGCTGGGGTCAGCACGACGAACGCGGCAGACAGACGAGCCGCAACCCGCCTAG
- a CDS encoding outer membrane lipoprotein carrier protein LolA: MKQLRKLGCVIALAVMASAAASAQNLDAVLSAMDRAAANFRSTEADFTWDQYTRVVNEIDTQKGKVYFRRNNKEIQMAADIEKPEVKVVVYADGQVKMYQPRIDTLTVYNAGKNKAEMESFMVLGFGGRGHDLLPSYDVKYAGSEMIDGVKTEKLELVPKSPKTKNVFNKIVLWIDPSRGLSVQQQLFAKEDYRLAKYFNIKVNQKIPDDVFKVKTTNHTKTLTPQG, from the coding sequence ATGAAGCAGCTCCGAAAACTCGGTTGCGTGATCGCGCTCGCCGTGATGGCGAGCGCCGCAGCAAGCGCCCAGAACCTGGACGCAGTGCTGAGCGCCATGGACCGCGCCGCCGCAAACTTCAGGTCCACCGAAGCCGACTTCACCTGGGACCAATACACCAGGGTCGTGAACGAGATCGACACCCAGAAAGGCAAAGTCTATTTCCGGCGCAACAACAAAGAGATCCAGATGGCCGCGGACATCGAGAAGCCGGAAGTGAAGGTGGTGGTCTACGCCGACGGCCAGGTAAAGATGTACCAGCCGAGGATCGACACGCTCACCGTCTACAACGCCGGCAAGAACAAAGCCGAGATGGAGAGCTTCATGGTACTGGGCTTTGGCGGCCGCGGCCACGATCTGCTGCCCAGCTACGACGTGAAGTATGCCGGCTCGGAGATGATCGACGGCGTGAAGACGGAGAAGTTGGAACTCGTTCCCAAGTCGCCAAAGACCAAGAACGTCTTCAACAAGATCGTGCTCTGGATCGACCCGTCGCGCGGCCTGAGCGTGCAGCAGCAGCTGTTCGCGAAAGAAGACTATCGGCTGGCAAAGTACTTCAACATCAAGGTCAACCAGAAGATCCCCGACGACGTATTCAAAGTGAAAACCACCAATCACACCAAGACGCTGACGCCGCAAGGCTGA
- the serS gene encoding serine--tRNA ligase — protein MLDLGFVREHLDLVEKKLRDRGPDAARVLSGFLELDAARRALITESETLKAKQNKASEEVARLKREKKDAAELIAAMKALREQGQELERRAAEKDDELRNLLAGIPNLPHDSVPVGKSPEDNQEVRRWGAPPEFDFQPKPHWELGAELGVLDLERAAKIAGARFAVYWDMGAKLERALANFMLDLHTREHGYTEVLPPYLVNPESMYGTGQLPKFEDDLFRVPHREKNLYLIPTAEVPLTNLYRDETLDGARLPISLTAYTPCFRSEAGSHGKDVRGIIRQHQFQKVELVKFARPEESYDQLEKLTGHAETVLQKLGLHYRTVTLCTADMGFSAAKTYDIEVWLPGQNLFREISSCSNFEAFQARRAGIRYKPEGAGTRKSEFVHTLNGSGLAVGRTWLAILENYQQKDGSVVIPEVLRPYVGADRITAKKF, from the coding sequence ATGCTCGACCTCGGGTTCGTCCGCGAACATCTCGATCTCGTCGAAAAGAAGCTGCGCGACCGCGGCCCCGATGCCGCACGCGTGCTCAGCGGATTCCTCGAACTCGATGCCGCGCGCCGTGCGCTCATCACCGAATCGGAGACCCTGAAGGCGAAGCAAAACAAGGCTTCGGAAGAGGTCGCGCGCCTGAAGCGCGAGAAGAAGGACGCCGCCGAGCTCATCGCCGCGATGAAGGCCCTGCGCGAGCAAGGCCAGGAACTGGAAAGACGTGCGGCGGAGAAAGATGACGAGCTGCGCAACCTGTTGGCCGGGATTCCCAACCTGCCGCACGATTCCGTGCCCGTGGGGAAGAGTCCGGAAGACAACCAGGAAGTGCGTCGCTGGGGCGCACCACCTGAATTCGATTTCCAACCCAAGCCGCATTGGGAACTAGGTGCGGAGCTCGGCGTTCTCGACCTCGAGCGCGCGGCGAAGATCGCGGGAGCTCGCTTCGCCGTCTACTGGGACATGGGCGCGAAGCTGGAGCGCGCGCTCGCCAACTTCATGCTCGACTTGCACACCCGCGAGCACGGCTACACCGAAGTGCTGCCACCGTACCTGGTGAATCCGGAGTCGATGTACGGCACCGGCCAGCTGCCAAAGTTCGAGGATGACCTGTTCCGCGTACCGCACCGCGAGAAGAACCTGTACCTCATTCCGACGGCCGAAGTCCCGTTGACCAACCTCTATCGCGACGAGACGCTCGACGGCGCGCGCCTGCCCATCTCGCTCACCGCATACACGCCATGCTTCCGCAGCGAGGCAGGCTCGCATGGCAAGGACGTCCGCGGCATCATCCGGCAGCACCAGTTCCAGAAAGTCGAGCTGGTCAAGTTCGCGCGTCCGGAGGAAAGCTACGATCAGCTCGAGAAACTCACCGGCCACGCGGAGACGGTGCTGCAAAAACTTGGCCTGCACTACCGCACCGTCACGCTTTGCACCGCCGACATGGGCTTCTCCGCCGCGAAGACTTACGACATCGAGGTCTGGCTGCCGGGACAGAACCTGTTCCGCGAGATCTCGTCCTGCTCGAACTTCGAAGCCTTCCAGGCGCGGCGGGCGGGCATCCGGTACAAGCCCGAGGGCGCCGGAACAAGGAAGAGTGAGTTCGTCCATACCCTCAATGGCAGCGGCCTGGCCGTTGGGCGCACCTGGCTGGCCATCCTCGAGAACTATCAGCAGAAGGATGGCTCGGTCGTTATCCCGGAAGTATTACGGCCGTACGTGGGAGCAGACAGGATCACGGCGAAGAAGTTCTAG
- a CDS encoding dihydroorotate dehydrogenase — MPQPPVCDLSVSFCGIPFKNPIIAASGTFGYGVEFEDIVTLAKLGGFVVKGLSREPMAGNPPPRVFETAAGMLNSIGLQNIGARAFVEEKLPVLNRIKNIVVIANVFGYTREDYQETIRILNDGDGIAAYELNVSCPNTKHGGISFGSDRVMLEDVVATAKAASKRPLIVKLSPNVTSIPMMAHAAANAGADAISLVNTFVAMAIDAETRKPRISNITAGLSGPAIKPIALRMVYEAAHAVDIPVIGIGGITTPEDVVEYMLAGAAAVEVGTANFWDPCATEHIVNGLERWCVEHRVAKVTDLIGGLNLG, encoded by the coding sequence GTGCCGCAACCGCCCGTGTGCGACCTGAGCGTGAGCTTCTGCGGTATTCCCTTCAAGAACCCCATCATCGCGGCCAGCGGCACGTTCGGTTACGGCGTGGAGTTCGAGGACATCGTCACGCTGGCCAAGCTGGGCGGCTTCGTGGTGAAGGGACTCTCGCGCGAGCCCATGGCCGGAAATCCGCCGCCGCGTGTCTTCGAGACCGCCGCCGGCATGCTGAACTCGATCGGACTGCAGAACATCGGGGCGCGCGCCTTCGTCGAAGAAAAGCTTCCGGTACTGAACCGCATCAAGAACATCGTGGTCATCGCCAACGTCTTCGGCTACACCCGCGAGGACTACCAGGAGACCATCCGCATCCTGAACGACGGCGATGGCATTGCCGCGTACGAGTTGAACGTCAGCTGCCCGAACACCAAGCACGGCGGCATCAGCTTCGGCTCCGACCGCGTGATGCTCGAAGACGTAGTGGCAACGGCGAAAGCCGCCTCGAAGCGTCCGCTGATCGTGAAGCTTTCGCCCAACGTGACCTCGATCCCGATGATGGCACACGCCGCCGCGAACGCCGGCGCCGACGCCATCTCGCTGGTCAACACCTTCGTCGCTATGGCCATCGACGCGGAAACGCGCAAGCCGCGCATCTCGAACATCACCGCCGGACTCTCCGGCCCGGCCATCAAGCCCATCGCCTTGCGCATGGTCTATGAAGCGGCACACGCGGTGGATATCCCCGTGATCGGCATCGGCGGCATCACCACGCCGGAAGACGTGGTCGAATACATGCTCGCGGGCGCGGCCGCGGTCGAGGTGGGCACGGCGAATTTCTGGGACCCGTGCGCCACCGAGCACATCGTCAACGGACTGGAACGCTGGTGCGTGGAGCACCGCGTGGCAAAGGTCACCGACCTGATCGGCGGACTCAACCTCGGCTGA
- a CDS encoding YHS domain-containing protein has translation MKVDEQKAAAQSTYEGKTYYFCCAGCKSKFDGNPKQYASQQAAS, from the coding sequence ATGAAGGTTGATGAACAGAAGGCAGCGGCACAATCGACGTACGAGGGAAAGACCTACTACTTTTGTTGCGCGGGCTGCAAAAGCAAGTTTGATGGCAATCCGAAGCAATACGCGAGTCAGCAGGCTGCGAGCTGA
- a CDS encoding methyltransferase domain-containing protein yields MTDTQQPREPFIPALRFSQLTRFYDAVVRFTTHEDRFRAALVEEASIQPGQRVLDLGCGTASSAILAKRVSPCAEIIGVDADARVLSLARRKISAAGLEIELRQGVASALPFADGTFDKVISSLLFHHLNTFSKLQALRECLRVLRDGGELFVADWGKPRTPAAKLGFAVVRALDGFNPTRDNAEGRLPDLIEEAGFSHVKSVRSKDAPAGTIVLIRASRAR; encoded by the coding sequence ATGACTGACACGCAACAGCCCAGGGAACCATTCATTCCCGCCCTGCGATTCTCGCAGCTGACGCGTTTCTATGATGCTGTCGTCCGATTTACCACACACGAAGATCGTTTTCGCGCAGCGTTGGTGGAGGAAGCGTCGATCCAGCCCGGACAGCGTGTATTGGATCTCGGGTGTGGGACAGCAAGCAGCGCCATTCTGGCGAAGCGTGTGAGTCCGTGTGCCGAGATCATCGGCGTAGATGCAGATGCGCGCGTCCTTTCCCTCGCCCGACGGAAGATCTCGGCTGCCGGTCTTGAGATCGAGCTGCGGCAGGGAGTCGCTTCAGCGCTTCCATTCGCGGATGGCACATTCGACAAGGTCATTTCCAGCTTGTTGTTCCATCATCTCAATACCTTCAGCAAACTCCAGGCATTGCGCGAGTGTCTCCGCGTTCTGCGGGACGGAGGAGAGCTTTTCGTCGCAGATTGGGGGAAGCCAAGAACGCCAGCGGCGAAGCTGGGCTTCGCTGTTGTGCGCGCCTTGGACGGTTTCAATCCGACGCGAGACAACGCCGAAGGTAGGCTGCCCGACTTGATCGAAGAGGCCGGCTTCAGTCACGTGAAATCGGTTCGAAGCAAAGATGCTCCGGCCGGCACGATCGTACTGATTCGTGCCTCGCGAGCCAGATGA
- a CDS encoding DUF5666 domain-containing protein, whose translation MRKLLTIGVLMFALGALSFAHGGAEHVMGKVKAVTSDSITVVTKTGAVKTVGFDASTKFTKSGAAATVKDLKVGDRVVIDVHEMGSKLHAAEVRFGKSSSTSAVAESHPHSH comes from the coding sequence ATGCGAAAACTTCTTACCATCGGCGTCCTGATGTTTGCACTGGGCGCACTTTCCTTCGCGCACGGCGGAGCCGAGCACGTTATGGGCAAGGTGAAAGCCGTGACGAGTGACTCCATCACGGTCGTGACAAAGACCGGCGCAGTCAAAACCGTAGGTTTCGACGCGAGCACCAAGTTCACCAAGAGCGGCGCGGCGGCCACGGTCAAAGACCTAAAAGTCGGCGACCGGGTCGTGATCGACGTTCATGAGATGGGCAGTAAGCTGCACGCGGCTGAAGTGCGCTTCGGGAAGAGCTCAAGTACGAGCGCTGTGGCAGAATCGCATCCGCACTCGCACTGA